CAACTAGCTAATGGTGGACTTAGAGACGCACAAAGTTTATTAGATCAACTTAGCTTATTAGATGGTGAAATTACCCCAGAGCGAATCTCGGATTTAGTGGGTGCTACCTCAGAACAGGATTTAATCGCATTATTACAGGCAATTTCTGAGGCTGAACCTGTCAAAATTATCGAAAAATGTCGTAATATTCTCAATAGAGGACGAGAACCCCTAATTATTCTGCAAAATTTGGCTAGTTTTTATCTTAATCTTTTGATTGCTAAAACTTCTCCTCAAAATCAAGCCTTAGTTACGGTTACCTCCCAAACTTGGCAAGAGTTATGTCAACTAGCCCAAAATTGGACGGTAGCTGACATACTTAGAGGTGAACAACATCTCAAACAAAGTGAGATACAACTTAAGAATACCACTCAACCCCATCTTTGGTTAGAAATAACTTTGCTAGGATTAATACCCCAAACTCAACCAGAAGTTGTTCACACTTCACCAGCGCTTAACTCTCCTCCCCCAGCCCCAAAAAGTAATCAAATTGACTCTATCTATACCGATGGTTCTTGTTTAGGTAATCCAGGACCTGGAGGTTGGGCTTATGTGGTTTATGCAGGTGATAAAATTATCAAAGAAGGTGGGGGTCATGAATCACAAACTACTAATCAACGCATGGAATTAGCAGCAGCCCTCGGCGCTTTAGAGTATCTAGAAAAAAAGAACCACACCGCTGAGGTTACCCTCTATACCGATAGTCAATATGTTATCAAAGGTCTTACCCAATGGTTAAAAGGTTGGAAAAAAAACGGTTGGATAACTAGTAGTAAAAATCCCGTAGTTAATCAGGATTTATGGAAACCCCTAGACTTACTTAATAGCAAATTAAAGATCAATTGGCAACACGTACGAGGACATCAAGGAAACGAAGGAAATGAGCGCGCAGATGCTTTAGCAAGGAGTTATGCTAGTCAAAAAAAGTCCCAAGAGGAAGAAATACCTAACTCAGTAGTAGAGTATCAATCTCCTCAAGAAATTTGGCAACAAGTCATTACTCTTGTTCAACCTGTAACTACTCGCGCTTTATTCCAACAACAAGCTAAATTAATCGAATTTGATGGGGCGATCGCTCGTGTAGGGATTAGCACAGAAAAGTTACTTAAATTACATCAGGGAAAAATAGCTAACCTTGAAGCTGCTTTTTTTACTCTCTTTCAACGTAAAGTTAAAGTCATCATGGAGGTTATCTCCACCCCATCAGAAAAAAAAAATAATCCTCTTCCCTCTTTACCCCCACCCACAGTCATTGAAACCCCAAAAATAGAACCACCCACTGTGACTGAATCTCTGACTGAATCTGTGATTGATAATTCAACTCCTACTGAGAAACAATTAGAAAAAGCCGTAGAAAACATCCTTAAACAGTTTCAAGGAGAGATTATCCCAGATTAGCGATACCAACCAGCGCAATAAGTACACCTAGAATAGCCCGAAAACTGATTTTTTCCCCCCTGATTTTGGCTATAGGTAGAATAAATAAAGGACTAGTGGCTAAGAGAGTGGTTGCTATTCCCGTAGGAGTATATTTTAAAGCGGTTTGTTGTAACCAAATTCCTAGATAAGTACTCGCAAAAGCGGTAGCTACTAAAATTAAAAATGTTTTTCCTTGATTGGTAGTTGTTTCTGGTTTGATATTAACCCTTGGTGGAGAGAATAACAGTAATAAGGGAACAATGATTATAGTTCCACCAATTAGTCTGATTAAAGTACTGTTTAAGGGTGCAATTCCTGACTCTACTAATGCGTAACGAGAAATTACCGCAGCGGTTGCTTGAGAAATAGCAGCTAAAATACCCCACATAATACCTAGTTTTGGTTTTTGCAGGGGATTATAGCTATCTTGGGTTTTTTCACTAATTACCCAGCATACTCCTAATACGGTTAAGATAATACCAGACCAAGCGCGTATAGTCAGCGTTTCCCCTAAATATAGCCAGGCTAAACCTCCTGCTAATGGTGGTGAGAGAGTCTCTAATAGTAGGGTTTTGCGAGGTCCATTGTGTTTCAGTGCTAAAAAATAGGCTGTATCTCCTAATCCGATTCCAATAACACCAGAAATAATTAACCAACCCAGGGTTGAAAATTCTACAGCCAATTCTAGATTATTGGTGATTACTAGAGTAATTAAAATGAGGGCGATCGCGATTAACCCTTTATAGAGATTAAGTTTTAACGGGGGTATTTTTAACCCTAACAAGCTATAAACAGTGGAGGATGCAGCCCAAAGAAAAGCAGCGCTTAAAGCTGCTATAACACCTATATAAGTAATCATAGTATATTGCACAACCTAAATATATTATTAATTAATTCTAATTATTCTAATTATCAATGATATATTAATCATATTGCAGATAGAAAACTAAACTTGGAGGATAACTTGATGTCCAATGCAACCAACGAAATGCTTGCAACACCTCCCCAAGAAACAGTAGATCCTTTTGCTATTAAAGATTGTGCTCTAATTGCGATCGCTACAGGTAAAAAGGCTATTAACCTTAAAGAATTTCGTGATACTCTAGAAACAATTAATCTAGATAGTATTTATCATCATTTTTGGGGGAGTTTATTAGAACCTCGTTTTGAGGAAACGGAATATAATAATGATTTCGCTTCTTGGGCGCGACGAGGTTTACATGATGATAAACTAGCAGAACGTTTAGCTATGCTTGACCCTAGTTTTTATCCCAATCTCGAAGCTTTACGTCAAGAATTATTAGAAGTGATCGAAGAAAGATTAGACGAGAATGAATATCTAACTTGGATGTTAGCAACCGAGTCTTTTGAATTTATTCGCTCGCAAATTGTGGTTTTTGATACGGGTATGCGCATTGACCATCCAGCTAAGTTAGGAGAATTAATTCCTTCTTTATCAACTAATAGCATTTTTTATCACTTCATAGACGCGCGCAGACGTTTACCTGAACAAAAAAACGATTTTAGTTATTGGTTAGTTAGTTTTAATGGTTTGTACGAGGAATTATTAAACCAATTAGAAGGTATTGATCCTTATTTTAGTTCCTTAACCGAATTGCGTCAGCAAATAACGGTAATTTTTCAAAAATGTTGTCCTGGAGTAAATGTATGAATATATTGGAAACCTATGCTCAACTAGCAGGAGAAGAAGTTGTTACCCAATTACAACAATTAGCTAAACCTTTACAAGGAAAAGAGATAGTCCACGTTAATTCTACCGCGGTAGGAGGAGGTGTCGCTGAAATTCTGACCAAACTAGTTCCCTTAATGCGTGAGTTAAATCTTAATGTCTCTTGGGATGTAATCAAGGGTGATGATGGATTTTTCCAGTGCACTAAGAGTATGCACAATGCTTTACAAGGTGACGAAGTACCGATTAGTCAGTCTTTATTAAAACACTATGAGGAAGTAAATGCTAGTAATGCAGAACAATTGCGTTCTAAACTAGAAGGGGCTGATTTTGTTTTTATTCATGACCCCCAACCGGCACCTTTACTCAAATATTGTCCTCAACGCAAGGGTAAATGGATTTGGCGTTGTCATATTGATGCTAGTCATCCCTATCGCCCTGTATGGAAGTTTCTCCGCCCTTTTTTAACCGATTATGACGCGAGTATTTTTTCTCTGGCTGCTTTTGCTAGATCTTTACCCCATCCAGAATATATTATCCCTCCCAGCATAGACCCTTTAAGTGAGAAAAATATTGATTTAGCTCCCGCGGAAATTGAGGAAGTTTGCGATCGCTTTTCTTTAGATAGAAAAAGACCTTTGATTGTCCAAGTATCTCGTTTCGATCGCTTTAAAGATCCTGTGGGGGTTATTTGTGCTTATCGTCTAACGACTAAATACGTTCCTTCTTTACAATTAGTTTTGGTTGGTGGCACTGCGACAGATGACCCTGAGGGTAAAATCGTTATTGAAGAGGTAAAAATGGCAGCTCAAGACGATCCTGATATTAAGATACTCTTACTCCCTCCTGATGCGCATAAAACCATTAACGCATTACAAAGAGCCGCAGATATTATCTTGCAAAAATCCACTAAAGAAGGTTTTGGCTTAACAGTAACCGAAGGAATGTGGAAGGGTAAACCAGTGATAGGTGGTAATACAGGTGGGATTAGGTTGCAGGTTATTGACTATCATACGGGTTTTTTAGTTAATACCCCTGAAGGTGCTGCATTACGTATGCGCTATCTCTTGCCACAACCCGATAAAATTGAGGAAATGGGTAAAAAAGCTAAAGCATTTGTGCGGGATAATTTCTTAATGACTAGACAGTTAAGAGAATATTTGACTTTGATGGTAGCGCTACTTCATGGTGATACCAATAGAATTGAGTTAGAATCCACCCTTTAACAAGAGTGGAAAATACCCTCAATCAATACCCAACAAGCTTAAGAGTAGGGCTTTTTGAGCGTGCATACGGTTTTCTGCTTGTTGCCAAACTCGGGATTGTTGACCTTCTAATACCCCTGTGGTAATTTCTTCTTCACGATGGGCGGGGAGACAATGTAGTACTATCGCTTCTGAGTCTGCTTGACTTAAAAGGGTTTCGTTGACCTGGTAAGGACTAAAAATAGGTATTCTCGCTTGAGCGTCTGCTTCTTGTCCCATACTCGCCCACACATCAGTATAGATTACGTGAGCACCTTTCACTGCTATCTCGGGATCTTCGGTGATGGTAATTTCTGTCCCACTTTGTTTGAGATTTTCTGCTTGTGCGACTAGATTAGGATCGGGTAAATGGGTTTTAGGGGTAGCTAGACGTACATTCAGACCAACGATCGCTCCTGCTAATAATAAGGAGTGGGCAACGTTGTTACCATCACCAAAATAACTCAGGGTTAAACCCTTATAACTGCCAAAACATTCTTGTATAGTTAATAAATCAGCGAGTATTTGACAGGGATGTTCTAAATCACTGAGAGCATTAATTATAGGAATATTGGCATAATTAGCGAAGGTTTCCAAGTCTTCTTGGTTAAAGGTACGAACTGCGAGTATATCGAGATAGCGATCTAAGACTCTAGCGGTATCTGCTATGGGTTCTCCTCTACCTACTTGAGTTACACTAGGGTTAAGGTCAATTACTTGTCCACCAAGTTGATACATAGCTACGCTAAAGGAAACGCGGGTACGGGTAGAAGCTTTATAGAAGAGTAACCCTAGAACTTTTTGACATTGTGGTTTGATGCTTCCGTCTTTGAGTTGGGTAGCTAGGGTTAGTAGTTGTTCTATTTCTTGATTAGTTAAATCAGCGATACTCAGTAAGTCTCTACCCCGAAAGTTATCTATTGTTTCCATATTTTTATCTCGATTAGGCTAAATAATGCTTAATTTTAGCATCTAGATTACTTTCTACCTGGTGTCCATTTTAAACCCCAATTAAAGGCTCGATCCATTTCAGGATGACCTGAAAAATATTGCACGACTTTCTGAACACTAAAAGTGTTACCCACGTTTTCTAATAAGGCGATCGCGCACATACTGATATTATTACGATGTTCGTCAAGATTAACGATAATCTCGGGATTACCTGGTTGTTTGAGAGTAAAAACTCCATCGGCTTGAGACCAATTAGCGATACCTTCATAGATGAAAGCATAAATCAAGATACGTTTAATTTGGGCTATTTTTTCCCCATTAATCCGTAGGTTTTCTCCTTCTGACCATGAGCCTGTGCGATCGTCTCCACAATGTAAAATATAGGGAGGTTGATCAAAGTCTCCAAAACAATTACCTAAAGCTTGAATTGCTCCTTTTTCCCCTGTAGTTAGTTCGTACAAGCAACCTAAATCCAGGTCAATTCCTGTTTCATTGTTACCTGTACTAAACATTTTGCTCAGCAAACCTCCTTGCGGTTGTGAGGTAACTTTGGTTTGATGCCAATTAAGGTTAATTAACAATTCTCCCAAACTACCGCCTACTTTAGGTTTAAGTTGGACTGAGTCTCCTTTTTTGTTGAGGACTATTTTGGAAGAGAGTTTGAGGGTATTTGCACCGGGTATTTGATTCTGAAAACTATTTAAATCTAAGACCTGGTTTTCATTAATTAGTTTTGCACCCATAAAACCTGTATTATCAATCTTAGCGATTATAGCTACTGTACCTGGGGTAGTTGAGTCTAGGGGGACTGCTACTGATTCACCGCGATCGTCCACTAGTAAGACATGGGCATCGTATTCAGCGAAGGAATGGGGACGATTGGCGACCGCGTCGGTAAAATTGACGGCACAGATATATACTTGAGCCATGTCATCTAGTTTACTGATGCGGATAATTTCTTGGTTTTCTCCCGCTTGTGCACCTACTCCTGAGTCTTCGCTAAGTTGGATATAGGGGAAACTATTCAGACTCCCCATATTTCCTCCTGCGTAGTTACTAGAAAAAACTGCACCTTGTTTACCGTCTTTGGTTTGGTAAAAAGCCATTAAGTCTAAATCTATTGCAGCTGTCCATTTTAGAGAGACTACTAGTTGTTTGACGGATAAGTAGGCTTCTTCTCCCTTTTTTTTAAGGGTTACTTTTGCTTTAAGTTCTGCCATAATAATTTTTAACCTACAATTACGTGTGAACCTGGTATAGTCGCGGCAAAAGTATCTAGACTAATTATTCTGTTTTCGTTGCTTAATTTTGCCCCAATGGGACTGGTATTGTCTATTTTAGCGATTACTGCTACGTGACCTGGTTCGTCTGAATTGAGGGGAATCGCTATACTATCGCCTTTTTCATCAATAACGATTACTCCTCCGTCGTATTGACTAAAGGATGACTCTTTTTTTTCTATAGCGTCGGTATAGTTAATGGTGCAAATATAAACAGTGGCGAGATCATCAAGACGACTAATTCTGATTACTTCTTCGTTATCTCCTCCTTGGGCCCCTACTCCTTCGTCTCCACTAAGCTGCATATAGGGAAATTCGTTTAAGTTACCTAAAGTGCCCCCAGGGTAATTGTCAGAAATTACTCCACCTGTGCGACCATCTTTAGCTTCATAAAAAGCCATTAAGTCTAAATCTACACTAGCTGTCCAGGTTAATTTAACTAGTAATTGTTTAATGGAGATAAAGGCTTGTTCCCCTTTTTGGTCTAGAGTAATTTTAGCTTTTAGTTCTACCATTTTTAGATCCTTATCTAATAATTCTGTTATTCTTAGTTTAGCTCATTTTTTGCTTTCATATTTTTATGTAAACAAAAGTAAAAAAAATATTAATTTTTAAGAGCTAATCATTCTCGTTACTTTAATCTCAAGATTGGGGAAAGCGATCGGGGAAATTGTTCCTTCAGTAACCCTATACTGGTTTTTATAATCATCTTCTGAAGGTTCTCTAAACACAATGACTATTTTTGTAATTAAATTAATTAGCCAATATTCCTTAATACCTGCATTAGCATAGATTTTTTTCTTTCTCCCTAAATCTTGTTCAAGAGTAGTATTAGCTATTTCTATTAACCAGTAAATATCCTCGGGGTAGGGATGTCGAGTCAAATAATTGCTATTAGGAAGACGAACTATACTTAGGTCAGGTTCAGGTTCAGAGTAATTAAGTGTAATTGTCTGAGCTTCAAAAACTTTGGCTTGACCCCGTAATAATTCTCGCAAATATTCCGCTATTTGATCGTTAATAAACCGATGTAATGGGCTTTCAGGACTCATTTCCCTTATTTCCCCTTCTAGTAATTCTACTCGCCGATTGTTGAAAATTCCACTGTCTATCATCAGGTGATAATCTTGAATCGACCATTTACTTAGATCTTGCATCTTTATCACAAGTTACTGGTTAAGGTAGGGTGTGGGGGATTTTTTCAGTATTTATACTTCTATAGCGATCGCCCTGAGCAACCGCTATTAAATACTATTTAAGTATTTCACTTGGTTCTTGATCACCGAAACGAATAATGTCATCATCACCAAGATATTCACCATTTTGTACCTCAATCATCACCACGGGAATTACTCCAGGATTTTCCACCCGATGGGGTGTATTCATGGGAACATAGGTAGATTGTTTTTGCATTAATAAGGTTTCTTGCTGGTTACAAATAACTTTAGCTGTACCCGCTACAACAATCCAATGTTCACTACGATGATAGTGCATTTGAGTACTAATGTGGTGACCAGGGTTAATAACAATACGATTAATCCGATAATTTGGTCCTTCTTCTAACAGAGTGACTGTTCCCCAAGGAGGAGTTCTCGTCGGGTTTTCTGGGGTTTCGGTTAACTCACTCATAGAGATTCTCTCAACTAGATTTAATTCAATTCTAACTAAAGTTTTTCATGATTATAAGTATAAAATTGTTGCAAAAATCCTACTGTTTGAAAACGATAGCTAGGTAAAGGATCAAAAAGCGAGATATTAGTTTCATAGATACTAAAGAGGAAAAAATTACTTCTTTCGGTTTTAGTAGCGATAAATTCGTCTAGTTGAGGACGAGCTATATCTACTAAAGATTTGCATTGTGTTACTAAAAAGTCTCCCCCTTGACCATTGGCTTTTTGACAAAAATCTTGTTTCAGATAAGTACTTAAGCTAGTAGCTGCATAATCTTCATAGTTTTTTTGTCCAGGATTGGTCACTAGTAACAATCCCCCTAAGATTCCTAGAGTAATCACACCACCTTTAAAAATTAATTGTGAACCTTGCATAATTTTATATTCTGTGCTAATCTAGTTTAATGAATGGCGAGCGTAGCCAAGTGGTTAAGGCAGTGGATTGTGGTTCCACCATTCGTGGGTTCGATTCCCATCGTTCGCCCTAAAACCCATATAGATACATTGTAACTTAGATAAACTATCCTTAGCGAACTAACTCAAGACTGTTGATTTCTCTAATATCAAAGTCAATCTCACAATCATGAGGATCACTAGTAAAATCACAAGTATAAAAAGCTAAACATTTCTGTTGTTGATTGATTAATCTGAGATTATATTGATATTCTCTAGCGATCGCCCCCATATGATTGACTAAACGATAACGATTGATATAGTCTAAAAGCGTCCAGAGTTGACGGTTAATAATTAAATCGATCGAGTTATTCTCGGTATTAATTACCCAACCTTGGATTAGTTGACCATTAAAGGGATCAAATTGTTCCCTACCCCACCATAGCTTAGCAAAACTATACTCTGTTTCTGTAACTGTGGTAAGAGAAGGTAGAGTACAGATATTTTCTGTAGTTTCTGCTATCACAACTTGATTCGGAAAACTAACTATGATAGTGAGTATGAATAATAGTTTTTTGACCATACTTAATTCAATCTTCCCAGAGACGACGACGATTAGGACCATTTAAACGGTTGTGAGTATCTAATAACAGTTTAGGAATATCGAGTTTTTCTGGACAACGAGGGAGACAATCTCCACAACTTGTACAACGATTCCCTTTTTGACCTGGAAACCAGTGACCTGCGTTTTCTAACATAGCATAACGATATTGACCGTAGTCTGTCATGTCATAACCAATAGCCAGATTGCGTAACCGCAGAATTTCTGGGATATTAATTGTTTCTGGACAAGGGAGACATTGATAACATTGAGAACAATAATCTGTAGCTAATTCTTGTCTTAAATGAGTGTCTAGCTTTGCTAATATCTCTTTTTCCCCAGGAGTAAGAGGATAATCCTGATTAGCGACAGTTAAGGGATTATCTAACTCACTAGGGTTAGCAGGTCCTACACTTAAAGTAGTAATAGCAGGATTACTGAGTAAGAAGCGATAACTTAATTCTAGGGGGGTAAATGGTTTACAGAGATTAACGAGAGTTGAAGAGGGTTGATAGAGACGTCCTCCTTTATCCCCTGGTGAAATAATAAATATTCCTAAGTCTTTACTTTTAGCTAGTTCGATGATTGCTTGATTACGTTGCCAAAAATAATAGTAATGTAAATTAACGAATGCAAACAGATTGGTATTGATGGTAGCGGTGATTAACTCTACACTTCCATGGGTAGAAAAACCCAAATGTCTAATTTTACCTGCGGCGATCGCCTGTTGAATCGGTTTTAAACAACCATCCCTAGAAGTTATTAATTCTAGATGTTCTTGAGTATTGACTCCATGAATTGCTAGACAATCTATATAGTCTAACTGCAATCGCTGTAATGACTCTGCGATCGCTGTTGCCATTTCTGGGGCAGGAATCGGAGGTATTTTAGTAGTAATGTATATTTTATCTCTAGGTAAAGTTTTCAGAGTTTTACCTAAATACTCCTCACTTTTACCATAACCTCTAGCGGTTTCAATGTGGTTAATTCCCTTAGCAATTGCTGCGTTAACGGTTTGTTGGAATTGAGTTTCTGAAGCTAAACAACGCATTGTTCCCAGGGAAAACACCGATAAAACCAGATTGGTACGTCCAAAACGTCTATATTTCATTTAACTAGCTATCGTTATTTGGTTCAACCCCCCTATTTTTAATTAAATCTTCGGGACTCAAATTAGAGAGAAACTCTTTAAATGCTTTTCTCTCTTCCTCATCTGCATCTCTATCTACTGGTATAGACGCATCAGCGACAACCTCTTCCATTACCCAAATTGGACTATCTGTACGTAAAGCTATGGCGATCGCATCACTGGGACGACAATCGATTTCTTTTTTAACCTCTCCTTGTTGGAGACAGAGAACCGCGTAAAACGTATTATCTTGTAAAGAATGAATAATAATTTTAGAGAGTTCTAGAGACCAAGCTTCAAAGATATTATTCATTAAATCATGAGTCAAGGGACGTGGTGGTTTTTGTCCCTCTAAAGCAGCGATAATCGCCTTAGCTTGTTCTTGTCCTATATATATAGGTAAAGCGCGACGATCTAAGCTATCTTTTAATAGTACAATGGGACTACGGGTAACAGCATCTAAGGCAATTCCAGCAACTTTCATCTCAATCATAGTTTACTTTCCCACATTTACTAACCTTAGCTGTAGCAAGCAATAGTTTCTTGATTACCTTTAAACTAGTATATTCTAACTATTATATT
The window above is part of the Gloeocapsa sp. DLM2.Bin57 genome. Proteins encoded here:
- a CDS encoding DNA polymerase III subunit gamma/tau — its product is MSYSPLHHKYRPRTFAELVGQEAIAATLTNGITLGKIAPAYLFTGPRGTGKTSSARILAKSLNCLNSPQPTPDPCGECEACLAIARGSALDVIEIDAASNTGVDNIREIIERSQFAPVQCRYKVYVIDECHMLSTAAFNALLKTLEEPPPQIIFILATTDPQRVLPTIISRCQRFDYRRIPLEAMIKHLEYIATEEQIKINLAGITLIAQLANGGLRDAQSLLDQLSLLDGEITPERISDLVGATSEQDLIALLQAISEAEPVKIIEKCRNILNRGREPLIILQNLASFYLNLLIAKTSPQNQALVTVTSQTWQELCQLAQNWTVADILRGEQHLKQSEIQLKNTTQPHLWLEITLLGLIPQTQPEVVHTSPALNSPPPAPKSNQIDSIYTDGSCLGNPGPGGWAYVVYAGDKIIKEGGGHESQTTNQRMELAAALGALEYLEKKNHTAEVTLYTDSQYVIKGLTQWLKGWKKNGWITSSKNPVVNQDLWKPLDLLNSKLKINWQHVRGHQGNEGNERADALARSYASQKKSQEEEIPNSVVEYQSPQEIWQQVITLVQPVTTRALFQQQAKLIEFDGAIARVGISTEKLLKLHQGKIANLEAAFFTLFQRKVKVIMEVISTPSEKKNNPLPSLPPPTVIETPKIEPPTVTESLTESVIDNSTPTEKQLEKAVENILKQFQGEIIPD
- a CDS encoding DMT family transporter; translated protein: MITYIGVIAALSAAFLWAASSTVYSLLGLKIPPLKLNLYKGLIAIALILITLVITNNLELAVEFSTLGWLIISGVIGIGLGDTAYFLALKHNGPRKTLLLETLSPPLAGGLAWLYLGETLTIRAWSGIILTVLGVCWVISEKTQDSYNPLQKPKLGIMWGILAAISQATAAVISRYALVESGIAPLNSTLIRLIGGTIIIVPLLLLFSPPRVNIKPETTTNQGKTFLILVATAFASTYLGIWLQQTALKYTPTGIATTLLATSPLFILPIAKIRGEKISFRAILGVLIALVGIANLG
- a CDS encoding glycosyltransferase; translation: MNILETYAQLAGEEVVTQLQQLAKPLQGKEIVHVNSTAVGGGVAEILTKLVPLMRELNLNVSWDVIKGDDGFFQCTKSMHNALQGDEVPISQSLLKHYEEVNASNAEQLRSKLEGADFVFIHDPQPAPLLKYCPQRKGKWIWRCHIDASHPYRPVWKFLRPFLTDYDASIFSLAAFARSLPHPEYIIPPSIDPLSEKNIDLAPAEIEEVCDRFSLDRKRPLIVQVSRFDRFKDPVGVICAYRLTTKYVPSLQLVLVGGTATDDPEGKIVIEEVKMAAQDDPDIKILLLPPDAHKTINALQRAADIILQKSTKEGFGLTVTEGMWKGKPVIGGNTGGIRLQVIDYHTGFLVNTPEGAALRMRYLLPQPDKIEEMGKKAKAFVRDNFLMTRQLREYLTLMVALLHGDTNRIELESTL
- the argF gene encoding ornithine carbamoyltransferase, whose amino-acid sequence is METIDNFRGRDLLSIADLTNQEIEQLLTLATQLKDGSIKPQCQKVLGLLFYKASTRTRVSFSVAMYQLGGQVIDLNPSVTQVGRGEPIADTARVLDRYLDILAVRTFNQEDLETFANYANIPIINALSDLEHPCQILADLLTIQECFGSYKGLTLSYFGDGNNVAHSLLLAGAIVGLNVRLATPKTHLPDPNLVAQAENLKQSGTEITITEDPEIAVKGAHVIYTDVWASMGQEADAQARIPIFSPYQVNETLLSQADSEAIVLHCLPAHREEEITTGVLEGQQSRVWQQAENRMHAQKALLLSLLGID
- a CDS encoding stress response protein, with product MAELKAKVTLKKKGEEAYLSVKQLVVSLKWTAAIDLDLMAFYQTKDGKQGAVFSSNYAGGNMGSLNSFPYIQLSEDSGVGAQAGENQEIIRISKLDDMAQVYICAVNFTDAVANRPHSFAEYDAHVLLVDDRGESVAVPLDSTTPGTVAIIAKIDNTGFMGAKLINENQVLDLNSFQNQIPGANTLKLSSKIVLNKKGDSVQLKPKVGGSLGELLINLNWHQTKVTSQPQGGLLSKMFSTGNNETGIDLDLGCLYELTTGEKGAIQALGNCFGDFDQPPYILHCGDDRTGSWSEGENLRINGEKIAQIKRILIYAFIYEGIANWSQADGVFTLKQPGNPEIIVNLDEHRNNISMCAIALLENVGNTFSVQKVVQYFSGHPEMDRAFNWGLKWTPGRK
- a CDS encoding stress response protein; translation: MVELKAKITLDQKGEQAFISIKQLLVKLTWTASVDLDLMAFYEAKDGRTGGVISDNYPGGTLGNLNEFPYMQLSGDEGVGAQGGDNEEVIRISRLDDLATVYICTINYTDAIEKKESSFSQYDGGVIVIDEKGDSIAIPLNSDEPGHVAVIAKIDNTSPIGAKLSNENRIISLDTFAATIPGSHVIVG
- a CDS encoding Uma2 family endonuclease; this encodes MQDLSKWSIQDYHLMIDSGIFNNRRVELLEGEIREMSPESPLHRFINDQIAEYLRELLRGQAKVFEAQTITLNYSEPEPDLSIVRLPNSNYLTRHPYPEDIYWLIEIANTTLEQDLGRKKKIYANAGIKEYWLINLITKIVIVFREPSEDDYKNQYRVTEGTISPIAFPNLEIKVTRMISS
- a CDS encoding cupin domain-containing protein; amino-acid sequence: MSELTETPENPTRTPPWGTVTLLEEGPNYRINRIVINPGHHISTQMHYHRSEHWIVVAGTAKVICNQQETLLMQKQSTYVPMNTPHRVENPGVIPVVMIEVQNGEYLGDDDIIRFGDQEPSEILK
- a CDS encoding DUF4359 domain-containing protein, translating into MQGSQLIFKGGVITLGILGGLLLVTNPGQKNYEDYAATSLSTYLKQDFCQKANGQGGDFLVTQCKSLVDIARPQLDEFIATKTERSNFFLFSIYETNISLFDPLPSYRFQTVGFLQQFYTYNHEKL
- a CDS encoding aldo/keto reductase, translated to MKYRRFGRTNLVLSVFSLGTMRCLASETQFQQTVNAAIAKGINHIETARGYGKSEEYLGKTLKTLPRDKIYITTKIPPIPAPEMATAIAESLQRLQLDYIDCLAIHGVNTQEHLELITSRDGCLKPIQQAIAAGKIRHLGFSTHGSVELITATINTNLFAFVNLHYYYFWQRNQAIIELAKSKDLGIFIISPGDKGGRLYQPSSTLVNLCKPFTPLELSYRFLLSNPAITTLSVGPANPSELDNPLTVANQDYPLTPGEKEILAKLDTHLRQELATDYCSQCYQCLPCPETINIPEILRLRNLAIGYDMTDYGQYRYAMLENAGHWFPGQKGNRCTSCGDCLPRCPEKLDIPKLLLDTHNRLNGPNRRRLWED
- a CDS encoding bifunctional nuclease family protein; amino-acid sequence: MIEMKVAGIALDAVTRSPIVLLKDSLDRRALPIYIGQEQAKAIIAALEGQKPPRPLTHDLMNNIFEAWSLELSKIIIHSLQDNTFYAVLCLQQGEVKKEIDCRPSDAIAIALRTDSPIWVMEEVVADASIPVDRDADEEERKAFKEFLSNLSPEDLIKNRGVEPNNDS